Below is a genomic region from Prunus persica cultivar Lovell chromosome G3, Prunus_persica_NCBIv2, whole genome shotgun sequence.
GATTCATTTATCGAGTaatgaaaaaatagaaataagaatAAAGGTTGAAACTTCTTAGAAGATTGCTTGCTCTGTTTTATATGATCAGGTACCTTCTCTTTTCGGAACATGGGGTTTTTGTACAACGCTTGTGCACCTCATTCTTAGATACCTGCAGTTCCAAAGATAAACTCTTTAGCAGTAAGCACTGTTGGAAAAACTGCAAATCTTTGGAGATACTTTtagaaaaaattcaaagaaattggGAGGCACACCGTAGTTGGAGTTCTTAGAGGAGTCATGCAATCTTTTGATGTCTTGGAAGAACTAGCACCAACTCTTGAATTTTCAATCTTCCTGATGACTGTTGAAGTCAATCTGGAAAGTTCCCTGATGGGTGTGAAACTGACTGACTTGTGAAGTGATTTGGGAGTTGATCTTTTCTTGTCCTCCAATTCTGTTGCCGGCTTCTTTCGCAATGGGGTGAGAATATCATCCTTTCTCGAACAACTAGAAACTATGGGTTTGGCTGGAGAAGATGGGACCTTGGGTGCTTTATGATACGCTAATGATGATTTCGAGGAAGTAAAGAGTcttgttttcttcctttttatgGGTGTCGAAGCTTCTTGATTTGAGCTGTAGCTCTgctgaaacaacaaaaagtgcAGGTCGATTAAGTCCACGGGTGTGAACAGGATAGAAACTATGGTTATAATTCAATGTTGTTACCTTTAACAGAGGTTTTTCACTCTGGGGTGTGCCACTGAGCTCCATACCATTTACCTCCTTGTCGTTAACAGCTTTGTGCATTTGGCTTGAAAGTTCAGGCTCTGCAGAATTCTCCACCAAAACTTGGGGTTCATGAGTTGCAGGGATATCAGCAACTTGCACCCTGCTGCTTGCAAGTTTGTCCATTGCAGTGTCTGAATTGTACCCATTGGTATTACCAGTGaaagcttcttcttttttagttGGCTCTTCGACCACcttttcctcttccttttctacTTGTTCATTGACGACCACTTCAGAGGTTGGAACCACGGTCTTCAGATCTTGGCTTTCAGATTTGGGTTCCGGGGCATTGTCTGATGctacagcagcagcagcagcattaGCATTTGCTTGTTCAAGCAAGGCTGCAGCCTTTTGAGCAGCAACTTTCTTGTAATGTGCTTCAAAGAAAGCCTTTTTCTGTGCAACAGAGCCGGGGCGGGAGTATCTCTCTGCCTCTTCTACATAGCGGTTGTGAGAGAATGTGGACCATCTTTCCCAAGCTAACGACTCTGACGTGAACCTCCCAAATGATATTGAATGCCCAAGTGCATGAATTGGGTTCCCCTGTAACAGAAATTCGAAACCCAGATTTTAGAAACTACCCAGCAAGTGAaaagtgaagaagaaaacatagaATTTGTCCTTACAAATTACAGGAAACGCAAAACAGAGACAAATATCAAGAACTAACCTCATGTGCTTCATTGGGAATGCCTGAAACATAGGAGAATGGTTGCATGAGGCACGTCGATTCTCCCATGGTTGTGGTTAATTTGATGTCGTGAGACCTACGAAAAATCCAAACTTGAAAACCCTTTATCCTCTGGTTTATGAATCAATTATCGATTTTATGATTACATCGTTATGGTGGTCGTCGTCCTCGTTGATTTcgaatttgaaattcaaaacgAAAAGTGTCGTGGAAAAGTTGGCCTGCTGCTGGCCCCCCCCGCAGGCCGCATATAGAAACTAGAGATAGAGATGAGACTTCGGAGTGCAAAAGCCGAGTGACAAGTGGGGTCTCCTTAAAAAACGCCAATAACCATCTCCCGGACTTGGGACTTCGgctccaaattttaaaatcaaaatccatTGCCTTTTCAGCCCTGTGGTCTTTTTTCGTAGGGCCCACGTGCGGAAACCAACGGTCTTCCTCCAACGTTCAAATTTTTGGCCAATTTGAATTTGGAGTGTcctcccctctctctcctGTAGCCTGTAGGTGTAGAGTCAGAATCTAGCAGCAGTACCAGTCGATCTTGCGCTTGTGGCTTGGCTACCTATGAAGTTGTTGATAATTGGGATGCTAAACAAAGGGTAGGTTggcattaattttttattttttgagtacaaataatagtttaaattactctaaaaaaaagggagattcgaacttaaatacaagtaaataaactcacTATCATAACCAACTAACCTAACACATATTACACGTTGACAATTTACAAGGAATATGCCATTGAATTGAATGCGGGGATAGAGAACCCGCATACAAGTAATGCacattaaatataattttttattagatGGTTggcaaaattgaagaaataaaacaGGTGCCCAACCAAGATTGTGGGTGGGTTTTGGATTGCATGGCCCTTAGAATTGGAATATTCCCCAGCCCACAAGTGATAAAGATGAAGGTTGACTTGGATTTGGATGTAGACTGTAGAGGAACATGTTCTTGACCAGGAGGGCCCAGCAAAATGTACAGGCAAGCagtttgatttaaatatttagaAGATATAAAATACGGAAAGAAGACAAACTTCTGCTGTGGAAGCAAAAGCGTATATCAAAGTTCAAACTGTAAGCACGTATACGATTTGGTAtggaaaaaaacacaaatagaATACAAAGtgatatcaaaatcaaaattactaCACGACcacctctttctcttcctctttaaTGATAATAACCCTAACTAGCATTTGGTAAAAATGTTGACTTTCAGACAAGCACTTTCTTTGACTTGTCCTTTGGCAGTGAAACTTGGCCTGACTTAGCAAATATAATGGTCCTCACTGTATTGTATACTCATGGCAAAGGCAAAAACTTAGTCTTCTCCATCTATCTTTTGATAAACTTCTTGAATTTTacctcaaaataataaaatgcaACGTCATAAAGGTACTTCACCTCCACGCAAATGCCTATCACGTCCATTAATATCCATGAATCCTGAACCagaatttcttcttttaattctATAACTTTTACCTCTTTTACCTTTCCCTCTACGACCTGAAAACAGCACTGACGCAACCGTCAAGAAGCCCAAGCCACAGAATGCCCATAGAGCCACAACCCAGAACCTCACAGAACTAAACAACCCATCTGTCAAAGTAGGTTCTGAAATTTCCTGAGAATGATTCATTTCTGCACGGTTGCTTCCTACAACACGACTTGCATCCAACTTGCCAAATTTCCTTGACACTACAATTTCCTCTGCTGCATCGGAGTTTGAGTTGGACAAGGAATTGGGATCAGGGCAGTTCCTCCTCTCATGATGCAGGCGTAGTGCTTCATTTAGTGTCTTTATGCATTCTATGCTAAGCAGATCCGTCTGCAGTTTGTTCTTGTCTGTCTGATCAAGTGTTGAAGGGTCGGGTGG
It encodes:
- the LOC18783052 gene encoding protein WVD2-like 7 isoform X3, coding for MGESTCLMQPFSYVSGIPNEAHEGNPIHALGHSISFGRFTSESLAWERWSTFSHNRYVEEAERYSRPGSVAQKKAFFEAHYKKVAAQKAAALLEQANANAAAAAVASDNAPEPKSESQDLKTVVPTSEVVVNEQVEKEEEKVVEEPTKKEEAFTGNTNGYNSDTAMDKLASSRVQVADIPATHEPQVLVENSAEPELSSQMHKAVNDKEVNGMELSGTPQSEKPLLKQSYSSNQEASTPIKRKKTRLFTSSKSSLAYHKAPKVPSSPAKPIVSSCSRKDDILTPLRKKPATELEDKKRSTPKSLHKSVSFTPIRELSRLTSTVIRKIENSRVGASSSKTSKDCMTPLRTPTTVSKNEVHKRCTKTPCSEKRRAKTPLDPSASGTKTPLSRWRSLRTENKARSPFSSAPFNLRTEERAASRKKKLEEKFNANEAQKVQVQRKLKEKEGIEIGKFRQTLCFKARPLPDFYKERKAQKSEIDKVPVAHPLPQKLGKKSTPTPTPSVVEASTSLSPRGAPIKSSGTKNVQGKNKRTPTCSLISRSLKTTRENTSPNIQLG
- the LOC18783052 gene encoding protein WVD2-like 7 isoform X4, which codes for MGESTCLMQPFSYVSGIPNEAHEGNPIHALGHSISFGRFTSESLAWERWSTFSHNRYVEEAERYSRPGSVAQKKAFFEAHYKKVAAQKAAALLEQANANAAAAAVASDNAPEPKSESQDLKTVVPTSEVVVNEQVEKEEEKVVEEPTKKEEAFTGNTNGYNSDTAMDKLASSRVQVADIPATHEPQVLVENSAEPELSSQMHKAVNDKEVNGMELSGTPQSEKPLLKSYSSNQEASTPIKRKKTRLFTSSKSSLAYHKAPKVPSSPAKPIVSSCSRKDDILTPLRKKPATELEDKKRSTPKSLHKSVSFTPIRELSRLTSTVIRKIENSRVGASSSKTSKDCMTPLRTPTTVSKNEVHKRCTKTPCSEKRRAKTPLDPSASGTKTPLSRWRSLRTENKARSPFSSAPFNLRTEERAASRKKKLEEKFNANEAQKVQVQRKLKEKEGIEIGKFRQTLCFKARPLPDFYKERKAQKSEIDKVPVAHPLPQKLGKKSTPTPTPSVVEASTSLSPRGAPIKSSGTKNVQGKNKRTPTCSLISRSLKTTRENTSPNIQLG
- the LOC18783052 gene encoding protein WVD2-like 4 isoform X2 → MGESTCLMQPFSYVSGIPNEAHEGNPIHALGHSISFGRFTSESLAWERWSTFSHNRYVEEAERYSRPGSVAQKKAFFEAHYKKVAAQKAAALLEQANANAAAAAVASDNAPEPKSESQDLKTVVPTSEVVVNEQVEKEEEKVVEEPTKKEEAFTGNTNGYNSDTAMDKLASSRVQVADIPATHEPQVLVENSAEPELSSQMHKAVNDKEVNGMELSGTPQSEKPLLKSYSSNQEASTPIKRKKTRLFTSSKSSLAYHKAPKVPSSPAKPIVSSCSRKDDILTPLRKKPATELEDKKRSTPKSLHKSVSFTPIRELSRLTSTVIRKIENSRVGASSSKTSKDCMTPLRTPTTVSKNEVHKRCTKTPCSEKRRAKTPLDPSASGTKTPLSRWRSLRTDCSKFLSACRNKARSPFSSAPFNLRTEERAASRKKKLEEKFNANEAQKVQVQRKLKEKEGIEIGKFRQTLCFKARPLPDFYKERKAQKSEIDKVPVAHPLPQKLGKKSTPTPTPSVVEASTSLSPRGAPIKSSGTKNVQGKNKRTPTCSLISRSLKTTRENTSPNIQLG
- the LOC18783052 gene encoding protein WVD2-like 4 isoform X1, translated to MGESTCLMQPFSYVSGIPNEAHEGNPIHALGHSISFGRFTSESLAWERWSTFSHNRYVEEAERYSRPGSVAQKKAFFEAHYKKVAAQKAAALLEQANANAAAAAVASDNAPEPKSESQDLKTVVPTSEVVVNEQVEKEEEKVVEEPTKKEEAFTGNTNGYNSDTAMDKLASSRVQVADIPATHEPQVLVENSAEPELSSQMHKAVNDKEVNGMELSGTPQSEKPLLKQSYSSNQEASTPIKRKKTRLFTSSKSSLAYHKAPKVPSSPAKPIVSSCSRKDDILTPLRKKPATELEDKKRSTPKSLHKSVSFTPIRELSRLTSTVIRKIENSRVGASSSKTSKDCMTPLRTPTTVSKNEVHKRCTKTPCSEKRRAKTPLDPSASGTKTPLSRWRSLRTDCSKFLSACRNKARSPFSSAPFNLRTEERAASRKKKLEEKFNANEAQKVQVQRKLKEKEGIEIGKFRQTLCFKARPLPDFYKERKAQKSEIDKVPVAHPLPQKLGKKSTPTPTPSVVEASTSLSPRGAPIKSSGTKNVQGKNKRTPTCSLISRSLKTTRENTSPNIQLG